A window of the Bacteroides thetaiotaomicron VPI-5482 genome harbors these coding sequences:
- a CDS encoding transposase, with product MKYSKKKYNYYSDDERMSYIREYLSSPESKSEFCKRHGFCAKLLTYWLNKYQIEDKDMGRSSKPVNSDAIDSSISELQKELSLLRAENRKLHRALADESLRHEACEELINLAESTYHIKVRKNSDAK from the coding sequence ATGAAATATTCGAAAAAGAAGTACAACTATTACAGTGATGATGAACGAATGTCTTATATTCGTGAGTATTTATCAAGTCCCGAGAGCAAATCTGAGTTTTGTAAGCGTCACGGCTTTTGTGCCAAGCTTCTTACTTATTGGCTTAACAAGTATCAAATAGAAGACAAAGATATGGGTAGATCCTCTAAACCAGTAAATAGCGATGCTATTGATTCTAGTATTTCTGAGCTCCAGAAAGAACTATCGCTATTGCGTGCTGAGAACCGTAAACTTCATCGGGCTCTTGCTGATGAGAGTTTACGTCACGAGGCGTGCGAAGAACTCATCAATCTTGCTGAATCCACGTATCATATCAAGGTACGAAAAAACTCCGATGCCAAGTAA